A section of the Cuniculiplasma divulgatum genome encodes:
- the gcvPA gene encoding aminomethyl-transferring glycine dehydrogenase subunit GcvPA, with protein MQSNSEKQEIAEFVGISDEMELFSDIPKKFRKTDLKISPGISEYEVISMALSTGGLNRGPDMINFLGNGIYDRVVPSTVDSIIGRSEFLTAYTPYQAEMSQGALQSLFEYQTYMAELTGMDISNSSMYDGFSTLGEAVRMAHRINEKRDILIPANIYDDKLKVIESYLYGLPVRLVRYSVDSKSGFINIEDIQSKITDDTSAIVVEMPNALGIIDENVPKIQQIRKNALIIAYVDPVSLGMLAPPGDYGADIVAAEGQQLGIHMNFGGPTLGILSFRKDYVRKSPGRIIGETVDSNGKRAYVMTLQTREQHIRREKATSNICTNQALMAIAATVYLGTVGPSGLRKIAETTYINSRKLKEKLGGLKIAEKQQLTGKPFSDVLVSFRKDVNGLQEFLSTRGINGGLALSRLSSGAASDVRNGAFFSTTEKTTDGAIAKLAEALEVF; from the coding sequence ATGCAGTCAAATTCGGAAAAGCAGGAAATTGCGGAATTTGTTGGCATTTCTGATGAGATGGAACTTTTTTCTGATATACCAAAGAAATTCAGGAAGACCGATCTCAAGATCAGCCCGGGAATATCAGAGTATGAGGTGATTTCAATGGCCCTGTCCACAGGCGGATTAAATAGGGGTCCTGACATGATAAACTTCCTGGGGAATGGAATCTATGACCGCGTTGTTCCTTCCACTGTGGATTCAATAATTGGCAGAAGCGAGTTCCTGACAGCATACACCCCATATCAGGCAGAGATGTCACAGGGCGCATTACAGTCCCTGTTTGAATACCAGACCTACATGGCAGAACTCACTGGCATGGACATATCAAACTCTTCAATGTATGATGGCTTCTCAACACTGGGAGAGGCTGTCAGGATGGCACACAGAATCAATGAGAAAAGAGATATCCTCATACCGGCAAACATATACGATGATAAGCTGAAGGTAATCGAAAGCTACCTTTATGGTCTCCCGGTGAGGCTTGTAAGGTACTCAGTGGACAGCAAAAGCGGTTTCATCAACATTGAGGATATCCAGTCCAAGATCACTGATGATACGTCTGCCATAGTTGTGGAGATGCCAAATGCCCTGGGCATAATTGACGAGAACGTCCCGAAAATACAGCAGATCAGGAAAAATGCACTCATAATAGCGTACGTTGACCCGGTATCCCTTGGAATGCTGGCTCCGCCGGGCGATTACGGTGCGGATATAGTGGCTGCAGAGGGCCAGCAGCTTGGAATTCACATGAATTTCGGAGGGCCCACACTTGGAATTCTCAGTTTCAGGAAAGATTATGTGAGAAAGTCACCGGGCCGGATTATAGGTGAAACGGTGGACAGCAATGGGAAAAGGGCTTACGTTATGACCCTGCAGACAAGGGAACAGCATATAAGGAGGGAAAAAGCAACGAGCAACATATGCACAAACCAGGCCCTCATGGCCATTGCCGCAACTGTGTACCTTGGAACTGTTGGCCCTTCGGGACTCAGGAAAATTGCGGAGACAACATACATTAACTCCAGGAAGCTGAAAGAGAAACTTGGCGGACTGAAGATAGCTGAAAAGCAGCAGCTCACCGGAAAACCCTTCTCAGATGTGCTGGTGTCATTCCGGAAAGACGTGAATGGCCTTCAGGAGTTTCTTTCCACCAGGGGCATCAATGGAGGCCTTGCACTATCAAGGTTATCCAGCGGGGCGGCATCAGATGTAAGAAACGGTGCATTCTTCTCCACTACAGAGAAGACCACCGACGGGGCAATTGCAAAGCTGGCAGAAGCACTGGAGGTGTTCTGA
- the gcvPB gene encoding aminomethyl-transferring glycine dehydrogenase subunit GcvPB, with amino-acid sequence MAYHEAVYDEPLIFEYRSGTTYKLPGLEGKQKIDLPENLLRKELNLPEVSEYDVVRHYTRLSQMNYSVDLGIYPLGSCTMKFNPKYADAIASSRQFSEMHPLQLQSETQGELRILYELQEYLKAISDMDAVTLQPLAGAQGEYTGILITRKYFEVKGELDSRTDVLIPDSAHGTNPASAAMAGFNVIEIPSSENGTVNLDALKAALSEHTAAFMITNPNTLGIFEDHIEEIAKMVHDAGALLYYDGANFNGILGVTSPGIMGFDIVHFNLHKTFATPHGSGGPGAGPVGVKSRLKDFLPVPVVGKEGDRYFLDYGAKHTIGKVSSYTGSFMVLLRAWAYITYHGSDGLRRNTVNAVLNTNYIRKRLEGRFSIPYKTLKKHEVVISTENTGIRALDAAKYLIDQGVHAPTIYFPLIVHEAMMIEPTETVSKQDLDRFVDALIESSKLSPEELKNHPVNLPVSRPDEVKAARDMKVRWDGSTYGN; translated from the coding sequence ATGGCATACCACGAGGCAGTGTACGACGAACCCCTGATCTTTGAGTACAGATCCGGAACAACCTACAAGCTTCCGGGCCTTGAGGGAAAACAGAAGATTGATCTTCCGGAAAACCTGCTGAGAAAGGAGTTGAATCTTCCCGAAGTCTCGGAATATGATGTTGTGCGGCACTACACAAGGCTTTCCCAGATGAACTACAGCGTGGATCTTGGAATTTATCCACTGGGGTCATGCACAATGAAGTTCAATCCAAAGTATGCAGACGCCATAGCCTCATCCAGGCAGTTCTCGGAGATGCATCCGCTGCAGCTTCAATCTGAAACACAGGGCGAGCTCAGGATACTCTATGAGCTCCAGGAATACCTCAAGGCCATCTCCGACATGGATGCCGTTACGCTCCAGCCTCTGGCCGGGGCACAGGGAGAGTACACCGGGATACTGATCACCAGGAAATATTTTGAGGTGAAGGGGGAGCTTGACAGCAGAACAGACGTCCTCATTCCTGATTCTGCTCATGGAACCAACCCGGCCTCTGCTGCAATGGCAGGTTTCAACGTCATAGAGATACCGTCCTCAGAGAACGGTACCGTGAATCTTGATGCCCTGAAGGCTGCCCTATCTGAACATACCGCAGCATTCATGATTACAAATCCCAACACCCTTGGAATCTTTGAAGACCACATTGAGGAGATAGCAAAGATGGTTCACGATGCCGGTGCCCTGCTTTACTACGATGGCGCAAATTTCAATGGAATCCTGGGGGTCACATCACCGGGCATAATGGGATTCGACATCGTCCACTTCAACCTCCACAAGACCTTTGCAACCCCGCACGGAAGCGGAGGACCTGGTGCCGGTCCCGTTGGGGTTAAATCACGCCTGAAGGACTTCCTGCCTGTTCCTGTAGTAGGTAAGGAAGGTGACAGGTACTTCCTTGACTACGGTGCAAAACACACCATCGGGAAGGTATCGTCATACACGGGATCATTCATGGTACTTCTCAGGGCATGGGCTTACATCACGTACCACGGATCGGATGGCCTCAGGAGAAACACAGTGAATGCTGTCCTCAACACAAACTACATAAGGAAAAGGCTTGAGGGCAGGTTCAGCATTCCCTACAAGACGCTGAAGAAGCATGAGGTTGTGATATCCACTGAGAATACCGGCATCAGGGCTCTTGATGCAGCCAAGTATCTCATAGATCAGGGTGTGCATGCCCCAACAATCTATTTCCCGCTCATCGTTCATGAGGCAATGATGATTGAACCCACAGAAACCGTATCAAAGCAGGATCTGGACAGGTTTGTGGACGCCCTCATAGAGAGTTCGAAACTCTCCCCTGAAGAATTGAAGAACCACCCCGTGAACCTGCCAGTCAGCAGGCCTGATGAGGTGAAGGCAGCAAGGGACATGAAGGTAAGGTGGGATGGCAGCACCTATGGAAATTGA
- a CDS encoding OB-fold nucleic acid binding domain-containing protein — protein sequence MARKREFTNWIFGRELRDSRELEERPDEERAKPYVITPLGTRIRRVLFCGLVSQKNADESMTRVTVTDGTGNFYISAFNSEFGMQAKAMVDALEINDQVLVMGRVSTYQNEGKTYFNINPEIAVKVDSVSMDYWRMKTLHIARRKIYAIRMARNRPGSTVADVRAAGYSDLEAESAMKAMEKYPDYDLQDFESAIAAQIQPAAKEEHKSSKDFILQYIRANDTDGRGCRYEDLLAASQNASISQNELDDLLNSLGSDGEIFEVSLKRYKVI from the coding sequence ATGGCAAGAAAGCGTGAATTCACCAACTGGATCTTCGGCAGGGAACTGAGGGATTCCAGGGAGCTCGAGGAAAGGCCCGACGAAGAAAGGGCAAAGCCCTACGTCATAACACCGCTCGGAACCAGGATCAGAAGGGTCCTTTTCTGCGGGCTGGTATCGCAGAAGAACGCCGATGAATCAATGACACGTGTTACAGTGACCGATGGGACAGGTAACTTCTATATCTCTGCATTTAACAGCGAATTCGGGATGCAGGCGAAGGCCATGGTTGACGCTCTGGAGATAAATGACCAGGTTCTTGTCATGGGGAGGGTCAGTACCTACCAGAATGAAGGCAAGACCTATTTCAATATCAACCCTGAAATAGCCGTAAAGGTGGACAGCGTCTCAATGGATTACTGGCGCATGAAGACTCTGCATATCGCAAGGAGAAAGATCTATGCCATAAGAATGGCCAGAAACAGGCCGGGATCAACGGTTGCGGATGTCAGGGCCGCCGGCTACTCCGATCTTGAGGCAGAATCCGCCATGAAGGCCATGGAAAAGTATCCGGATTATGATCTGCAGGATTTCGAATCCGCCATTGCAGCCCAGATTCAGCCTGCTGCAAAGGAAGAGCATAAATCCTCAAAGGATTTCATACTGCAATACATAAGGGCGAACGACACGGATGGCAGGGGATGCAGGTATGAGGACCTGCTGGCGGCATCGCAGAATGCGTCAATATCACAGAATGAACTTGATGATCTGCTGAATTCCCTTGGATCAGACGGCGAGATATTCGAGGTCTCGCTGAAACGCTACAAGGTAATCTGA
- a CDS encoding OB-fold nucleic acid binding domain-containing protein, with protein MSDQVKRLKISELTPGTQNANILASIVSLQRKELKNERGESVYYYGILGDDTGTISFTAWIFPQTVRIGDVVEIKKASVREYKGINRVYIDAGSEVIMHPGETMDVRRSYSQLKIKDLSTAQPYVTVEGRVSNVREKELERDGKKTMMYYGDLDDDTGKIRISSFEKPLKEGVFIRMEGAKVSEYNGRLRITVGSRTDITEIKPSFQVGERLYDIHDINTPLGGVTVNGFIVSLGPKSGLVMRCSVCNNRLDDIHCPDHPEAPVVYDLFAYFTLDDGTGSIQCTGGKTALLSHLGFTQEEYAPENNKISRRLVSSRLQEKLLGRAVVIEGDVTRNQSGTSVRISSLNYMDTDFMKKLEARMGADFQ; from the coding sequence ATGAGCGATCAGGTTAAGAGATTGAAAATATCCGAACTGACTCCCGGCACACAGAATGCGAACATCCTGGCTAGCATTGTATCTCTGCAGCGGAAAGAACTGAAGAATGAACGTGGCGAATCCGTGTATTATTATGGGATACTTGGGGATGATACCGGAACTATATCATTCACTGCGTGGATATTCCCGCAAACTGTCAGGATAGGCGACGTCGTGGAGATAAAGAAAGCGTCCGTCAGGGAATACAAAGGAATAAACAGGGTCTACATAGACGCCGGCTCAGAGGTCATAATGCATCCGGGTGAAACCATGGATGTAAGGAGGAGTTATTCCCAGTTGAAGATAAAGGACCTTTCCACTGCACAGCCATACGTAACGGTTGAAGGCCGCGTTTCCAATGTAAGGGAAAAGGAACTGGAGCGTGATGGGAAGAAGACAATGATGTATTACGGCGATCTTGACGACGATACGGGAAAAATCCGGATATCGTCATTTGAGAAGCCACTGAAGGAAGGGGTCTTCATCAGGATGGAGGGTGCAAAGGTTTCTGAATACAACGGCCGGCTTCGTATCACAGTGGGAAGCAGGACTGATATCACCGAAATAAAGCCATCATTCCAGGTTGGGGAGAGGCTCTACGACATACATGATATAAACACCCCTCTTGGCGGGGTTACGGTAAACGGCTTCATTGTGAGCCTGGGCCCAAAGAGCGGCCTTGTGATGAGATGCTCAGTTTGCAATAACAGGCTCGACGACATCCACTGCCCGGACCATCCAGAAGCTCCGGTGGTGTATGATCTGTTCGCATACTTCACGCTTGATGACGGCACAGGAAGCATACAGTGCACCGGCGGAAAAACTGCACTGCTGAGCCATCTGGGCTTCACCCAGGAGGAATATGCACCTGAAAATAATAAAATATCACGCAGGCTTGTGTCATCCAGGCTCCAGGAGAAACTCCTGGGCAGGGCAGTGGTCATAGAGGGTGATGTCACCAGGAATCAGTCTGGAACATCAGTGCGCATATCGTCGCTGAATTATATGGACACAGATTTCATGAAGAAACTGGAGGCAAGAATGGGGGCTGATTTCCAGTGA